A region of uncultured Desulfobacter sp. DNA encodes the following proteins:
- a CDS encoding DUF4438 domain-containing protein — MSKTHQLKTNKDKVVEMFLACKPGMPRAGAGWKVDHKGVPFLLPGIGGITLNVQAGDSAFGLAGDHIEPGVSCTANMEHPNDFPNNTLQLFSCVGNEARIISGDAQGETGVVIGHHGGSEHIIVEFPRKTKEKMSYDDKILIRAKGQGLALTDYPKIKLFNLDPDLLEKMNIVETGKGTLQVPVTTIVPAPCMGSGVGRAHVGAGDYDVMTSDPETVKKYNLDKIRFGDFVALMDHDNSYGRAYVQGAVTIGIVVHSNCLLAGHGPGVSTLLTCAAPLIEPQIDPSANIADLLGIGSAGSDAE, encoded by the coding sequence ATGTCAAAAACACACCAGTTAAAAACAAATAAAGACAAAGTGGTTGAAATGTTTCTGGCCTGCAAACCCGGCATGCCCCGGGCAGGGGCAGGTTGGAAAGTGGACCATAAGGGAGTCCCGTTTCTTCTGCCCGGTATCGGCGGCATCACCCTCAATGTCCAGGCCGGGGATTCGGCATTCGGACTGGCCGGAGACCATATCGAACCCGGGGTTTCCTGCACGGCCAATATGGAACATCCCAATGACTTCCCCAACAACACCCTGCAGCTTTTCTCCTGTGTGGGCAATGAGGCCAGAATCATTTCCGGAGACGCCCAGGGAGAAACCGGCGTGGTCATCGGCCACCACGGCGGCTCCGAACACATAATTGTGGAGTTTCCCAGGAAAACCAAGGAGAAAATGAGCTATGATGACAAAATCCTGATCCGGGCCAAAGGCCAGGGGCTGGCTCTGACCGACTACCCTAAAATCAAACTGTTCAACCTGGACCCGGATTTGCTGGAAAAGATGAACATTGTTGAAACCGGAAAAGGGACACTCCAGGTGCCTGTGACTACAATTGTTCCTGCGCCCTGCATGGGTTCCGGTGTTGGGAGGGCCCATGTGGGGGCGGGTGATTATGACGTGATGACATCAGACCCCGAAACCGTAAAAAAGTACAACCTGGACAAAATCAGGTTCGGGGATTTTGTGGCCCTGATGGACCATGACAACTCTTACGGCAGAGCCTATGTCCAGGGTGCGGTCACCATAGGTATTGTGGTGCACTCGAACTGCCTGCTGGCCGGTCATGGTCCCGGCGTCTCAACGCTCCTGACCTGTGCCGCCCCGCTGATTGAGCCCCAAATTGATCCGTCCGCCAACATCGCGGATCTTCTCGGGATCGGGAGCGCCGGATCCGACGCAGAATAA
- a CDS encoding tetratricopeptide repeat protein, giving the protein MMADKSLKMLVGLLAVGLALMVVACGTPEEKKMAFYEKGKAYFEQKDFVKAQQELENALRVDPEFAPAYYMLGRTNLGLKNPKSAFQNFAMAVKLNPDHLEARLDMGKMLAGANMYDQALAQVAEVLGREPGNKEAPYLQAMVYLKQKDTARAKQVLDILGGPEGKGEQYFLLMASYLKLIGQDKAFAQTLEQGLAMHPESMPLILALAKYYGSVKDLDRVEEYLSKAIAVTPDADGIKLSLGKLYLVKKEQEKALALVTDLVSERVENDQLRVAGAVLLMKGGLKDEALSIIKEGMALHPNAYIYYAVLSEINLKSNNIKEAETMLQDYIARGENVARNDMVKAKLSLSKLKLLQKQVDEADVLIDEVLADEAGNADAHYLKGRISLARGDGTGAVAKFRSVINDYPDYIDGYLGLASAHALNKDFGMALDVLQTALKKKPDSTAILKALVRVNLARNDTAAAEGNLKKIISLEPHNLGAIAGLGDFYLAMNRYDEALAQYQQLKTQEKGEELGVLKTANALARQDKLDEAIEEMTSGYEDNSQSSVFITSLARLYMKEERYEEAIDKFKEAVTVNPNDRFAWFGLANCHELLKDYSGAVKVYEQILKDHPDSWMAANNLASHLTELSPTAENLDRAVTLAREAEKFNPGSPIMADTLGWALYKKGEVKEAEKYISSAYEQMPDTPVLAYHMGVLNHNLGNRETAAKALKTVMDNNMDFPGRDTAVEIYQKYYAN; this is encoded by the coding sequence ATGATGGCAGATAAATCGCTCAAAATGCTGGTTGGCCTTTTGGCGGTCGGGCTGGCATTGATGGTTGTGGCATGCGGTACGCCGGAAGAAAAGAAAATGGCTTTTTATGAAAAAGGCAAAGCCTATTTTGAACAAAAAGACTTTGTCAAAGCCCAACAGGAACTGGAAAATGCGCTCAGGGTGGATCCTGAATTCGCCCCGGCCTATTATATGCTCGGACGAACCAATTTGGGCTTGAAAAATCCCAAGTCCGCGTTTCAGAATTTTGCCATGGCTGTTAAGCTGAATCCGGATCATCTTGAGGCTCGACTGGATATGGGCAAGATGCTTGCCGGTGCAAATATGTATGACCAGGCCCTGGCCCAGGTGGCTGAAGTCCTGGGCCGAGAGCCTGGAAATAAGGAAGCTCCGTATCTGCAGGCCATGGTTTATCTTAAGCAGAAAGATACAGCCCGGGCAAAACAGGTGCTGGACATCCTGGGAGGTCCGGAGGGAAAAGGAGAGCAATATTTTTTGCTGATGGCTTCTTACCTGAAATTGATCGGCCAGGACAAGGCCTTTGCCCAGACCCTTGAACAGGGGCTTGCAATGCATCCGGAATCCATGCCTTTGATCCTGGCTCTGGCCAAATATTACGGCAGTGTAAAGGATCTGGACCGGGTGGAGGAATACTTGAGCAAGGCCATTGCAGTGACTCCGGATGCCGACGGCATCAAGCTTAGTCTGGGCAAGCTTTACCTGGTAAAAAAAGAGCAGGAAAAAGCCCTGGCCCTGGTGACGGATCTGGTCAGTGAGCGTGTTGAAAATGATCAGCTCAGAGTTGCCGGGGCTGTGCTGCTCATGAAGGGCGGGCTCAAGGATGAAGCCTTAAGCATCATCAAAGAAGGGATGGCCCTGCATCCCAATGCATATATCTATTACGCGGTACTCAGCGAGATTAATTTAAAGAGTAACAATATCAAAGAAGCTGAAACCATGCTTCAAGATTATATCGCACGGGGAGAAAATGTAGCCCGGAACGATATGGTCAAGGCAAAGTTGAGCTTAAGCAAGCTCAAACTGCTCCAGAAACAGGTGGATGAGGCTGACGTGCTGATTGATGAGGTACTGGCGGATGAGGCCGGGAATGCGGACGCTCATTACCTTAAGGGACGGATATCGCTTGCCAGAGGGGACGGGACCGGTGCTGTGGCCAAGTTCAGGTCAGTGATCAATGATTATCCCGATTATATTGACGGATATCTGGGGCTGGCCAGTGCCCATGCACTGAACAAGGATTTTGGTATGGCCCTGGACGTGTTGCAGACTGCATTGAAAAAGAAGCCGGACTCCACGGCTATCCTCAAGGCCCTGGTTCGGGTAAATCTGGCCAGGAATGATACGGCGGCTGCCGAGGGGAATTTGAAAAAAATTATTTCTCTGGAGCCGCATAATCTTGGTGCCATTGCCGGGCTGGGGGATTTTTATCTGGCCATGAACCGCTATGATGAGGCCCTGGCCCAGTATCAACAGCTCAAGACCCAGGAAAAGGGTGAGGAATTAGGCGTGCTTAAAACGGCCAATGCTCTGGCCCGTCAGGATAAGCTGGATGAGGCCATTGAAGAGATGACATCCGGGTATGAGGATAATAGCCAGTCATCGGTTTTCATCACCTCCCTTGCCCGGTTGTACATGAAAGAGGAACGGTATGAAGAGGCCATTGATAAATTTAAAGAAGCCGTGACGGTGAATCCGAACGACCGGTTTGCCTGGTTCGGCCTGGCCAATTGCCATGAATTGCTCAAAGATTATTCCGGTGCTGTAAAGGTTTATGAACAGATTCTTAAAGATCATCCGGATTCCTGGATGGCGGCCAATAATCTGGCATCCCATCTGACTGAACTATCTCCGACAGCGGAAAACCTGGACCGGGCCGTGACGCTGGCCAGGGAGGCGGAAAAATTTAACCCGGGCTCACCCATTATGGCGGACACCCTGGGGTGGGCATTGTATAAAAAGGGCGAGGTAAAAGAGGCCGAAAAATATATTTCCAGTGCCTATGAACAGATGCCGGATACCCCTGTTCTTGCTTATCACATGGGCGTTCTCAACCATAACCTGGGCAACCGCGAAACCGCTGCGAAAGCGCTGAAAACGGTGATGGATAATAATATGGATTTTCCGGGCAGGGATACGGCGGTTGAAATATACCAAAAGTATTATGCGAATTAG
- the corA gene encoding magnesium/cobalt transporter CorA, with protein sequence MPRFLNKSEKKAGSPPGLEIESRSTSGALADICVINYSKDSLETYHPADIDATPPLIEKEKTAWIQVTGIHDHYSFSRMGELFNIHTLTLEDMVNPAHPPKFEDFDNYFYVTLKQMAFNPDNHEVSETQVSIAVMENLIIFVQDKPSPCLKAVEKRLEAGRKNIRTAGPGYLAYALIDAVVDHSFDVIGQIAEAVESVERDMLEELTPEHLEQIHRLKREVIFFKKQLRPVRGAILSLIKSESPLIPDADIRFYADVLDHVNHILDVVSSLQELLSSMLDYYMSAQGNRMNEVMATLTIISTIFIPLSFLAGIYGMNFKFMPELEWQWGYFTLLGGMVVIGGAMVVYFKRKGWF encoded by the coding sequence ATGCCCAGATTTCTCAACAAGTCAGAAAAAAAAGCAGGATCTCCCCCAGGCCTGGAGATTGAATCACGGTCCACGTCGGGCGCACTGGCAGATATTTGTGTTATAAACTACTCCAAAGACTCACTTGAAACATACCATCCTGCTGACATAGATGCCACCCCGCCTCTAATTGAGAAAGAAAAGACCGCATGGATTCAGGTAACCGGCATACATGACCATTATTCCTTCTCACGGATGGGAGAGTTATTCAATATCCATACCCTGACCCTGGAAGATATGGTTAACCCGGCACACCCGCCCAAATTTGAAGATTTTGACAACTATTTCTATGTCACTCTCAAGCAGATGGCCTTTAATCCCGACAATCATGAGGTCTCAGAAACTCAAGTCAGTATAGCCGTCATGGAGAACCTTATAATTTTTGTCCAGGATAAACCGTCCCCCTGCCTTAAAGCTGTGGAAAAAAGACTTGAGGCCGGAAGGAAAAACATACGCACGGCCGGTCCCGGTTATCTGGCATACGCCCTGATTGATGCTGTTGTTGACCATTCTTTTGATGTGATAGGCCAGATTGCCGAAGCCGTGGAGTCTGTTGAACGTGACATGCTCGAAGAGTTAACACCCGAACATCTTGAACAGATACACAGACTGAAACGTGAGGTCATCTTTTTCAAAAAGCAGCTCAGGCCGGTGCGCGGGGCAATTCTAAGCTTAATAAAATCCGAATCCCCGCTTATTCCCGATGCCGATATCCGTTTTTACGCAGATGTTCTGGATCACGTAAATCATATTCTGGATGTGGTTTCTTCCCTTCAGGAGCTTTTATCCAGCATGCTTGATTATTACATGTCTGCCCAGGGCAACCGTATGAATGAAGTGATGGCCACTTTGACCATTATCTCCACCATTTTTATCCCTTTAAGCTTTCTTGCCGGAATTTACGGAATGAATTTTAAATTCATGCCTGAACTTGAGTGGCAATGGGGATATTTTACTTTGTTGGGTGGCATGGTGGTGATCGGTGGTGCAATGGTTGTATATTTTAAAAGGAAAGGGTGGTTTTAA
- a CDS encoding mechanosensitive ion channel domain-containing protein, whose protein sequence is MTEKKPAHIKKLNNQFIFKFFVSLFICATFFNGFTFVSAEPEQGSASKLIDELGTILEKSLNAELSDLEKYKARLAVEDQDQKYLTAAYNGYWVQLSSFRNQLLSDEVDTARLQKARSDLKNSMVDAQKMFQGLIPGEQTLKQELENLEKQKLLVDKQLAELAKVKENTASGKKTQDIEKTATRLAKVLKEKENLVSRLNQIYRSRLDKMVEIKDAYSTLDAQFEKTIEQKKAKGLFERTKKEARLGALNSLRQDFKTLTERAYLILDPQFWISGIQQLWQDAELLAVSFFFVLAAVLAILTRLRKEASGLITLPVVQKLGAWHQMAADLLVMSIIPGGAALTFFLYSRLDRMALVGSLFEGVALAIMILLVCRWTCKSLKTVFVDAVGGEPNARNLIRFTRACAIFILSHGLLYAVLGESSGLLILLRMTGTLIMLVWTLKTWRHVRFSTLQSPAENQQDRNKLLRLLTTKYMMLLISGVSLMLDMTGYELLASHWVLSWIQSLVAFFWWGIFYHLLQEWDLYYREESHTRQEEFVYDDYPVQWLIIRAGQFCWLVTLSVILLLTWGDPQTVLGHLYQILAHPLSIGNMQFSFLGAISAGLVLIFTYALVRIWRWLFQNKFLSQSGMVQGLQESITTISAYIIWALGLLIALHAFGLNTASLAVAFGALGIGIGFGLQNIVNNFISGIILLFERPIQVGDDIEVNGIWAQVRKINVRSTVVQTYDNASLIIPNADLISNQVINWSFKDKRIRRKISVGVAYGSDVELVRTILLQIAADAPHVLRYPRPDVIFTDFGDSALNFVLRLWTDIDHMLVVDTDVRFRIDKNFRENNIEISFPQRDIHIRSIEGVDKYFNREEKK, encoded by the coding sequence ATGACCGAAAAAAAACCTGCTCACATCAAAAAACTGAACAATCAATTTATTTTCAAATTTTTTGTATCCCTGTTTATCTGCGCGACGTTTTTCAATGGGTTCACTTTTGTTTCAGCTGAACCCGAACAGGGTTCGGCGTCCAAGTTGATTGATGAACTGGGCACGATCCTTGAAAAATCCTTGAATGCTGAACTTAGCGACCTTGAAAAATATAAAGCCCGTTTAGCGGTAGAAGATCAGGACCAGAAATACCTGACAGCAGCATATAATGGGTACTGGGTCCAGTTGTCCTCTTTCCGGAACCAGCTGCTCTCCGACGAGGTCGATACTGCCCGTCTCCAGAAAGCCAGGTCTGACCTGAAAAACTCCATGGTTGATGCTCAAAAGATGTTTCAGGGTTTAATTCCGGGGGAGCAGACCCTGAAACAGGAACTTGAAAATCTGGAAAAGCAGAAACTGCTTGTGGACAAACAATTGGCAGAGCTTGCCAAGGTTAAAGAGAATACAGCTTCCGGCAAGAAGACCCAGGATATTGAAAAGACGGCAACCCGCCTGGCAAAAGTGCTGAAAGAAAAGGAGAATCTGGTTTCCCGGCTGAATCAGATATATAGAAGCCGTCTGGATAAAATGGTGGAAATAAAAGATGCCTATTCAACACTGGATGCACAATTTGAAAAAACCATTGAACAGAAAAAAGCAAAAGGGTTGTTCGAGCGAACAAAAAAGGAAGCCCGGCTTGGTGCACTGAATTCGCTTCGACAGGATTTTAAAACCCTGACTGAAAGAGCCTATCTGATTCTTGATCCCCAGTTCTGGATATCAGGAATTCAACAACTGTGGCAGGACGCGGAGCTTCTGGCAGTATCATTTTTCTTTGTCCTGGCAGCTGTGCTTGCCATTCTCACACGGCTTAGGAAAGAGGCGTCCGGTTTAATCACTCTGCCTGTGGTGCAAAAGCTTGGGGCCTGGCATCAGATGGCCGCAGACCTGCTGGTCATGTCCATTATCCCGGGCGGTGCCGCCTTGACGTTTTTTCTGTACAGCCGACTGGACAGAATGGCTCTGGTGGGAAGCCTTTTTGAAGGGGTTGCCCTGGCGATCATGATTCTGCTTGTGTGCAGGTGGACCTGCAAGTCTTTAAAAACAGTTTTTGTTGATGCCGTGGGCGGAGAACCCAATGCCCGGAATCTGATCCGTTTTACCCGGGCCTGTGCAATTTTTATTCTTTCCCATGGACTGTTATACGCTGTTCTGGGGGAAAGTTCGGGCCTGCTGATCCTGCTGCGCATGACAGGCACACTCATCATGCTTGTCTGGACCCTGAAAACCTGGCGGCATGTTCGTTTCAGTACGCTTCAGTCCCCGGCAGAAAATCAACAGGACAGAAATAAGCTGCTCCGACTTTTGACCACCAAATATATGATGCTTCTGATTTCCGGAGTTTCTCTCATGCTGGATATGACCGGCTATGAGCTGCTTGCCTCCCACTGGGTTCTTTCCTGGATTCAAAGTCTTGTGGCGTTTTTCTGGTGGGGAATTTTTTATCACCTCCTCCAGGAATGGGATCTCTATTACAGGGAGGAAAGCCATACCAGACAGGAAGAGTTTGTTTATGACGATTATCCGGTTCAATGGCTGATCATCCGGGCAGGCCAGTTCTGCTGGCTGGTTACCCTTTCCGTTATTCTGCTTTTGACCTGGGGTGATCCCCAGACCGTACTGGGACATCTGTACCAAATACTGGCCCATCCGTTGTCCATCGGCAATATGCAGTTCAGTTTTCTGGGGGCCATCAGTGCAGGGCTTGTGCTTATTTTCACCTATGCCCTGGTCCGGATATGGAGATGGCTGTTCCAGAACAAATTCTTAAGCCAGTCTGGCATGGTCCAGGGACTGCAGGAGTCCATCACAACCATATCCGCCTATATTATCTGGGCCTTAGGTCTTCTTATAGCACTGCATGCCTTCGGTCTGAACACAGCCTCCCTGGCCGTCGCTTTTGGTGCCCTGGGCATTGGTATCGGCTTCGGTCTGCAGAACATTGTCAACAATTTTATATCCGGCATTATTCTGCTGTTTGAACGCCCCATCCAGGTGGGAGATGATATAGAGGTCAACGGCATATGGGCCCAGGTCAGAAAAATAAACGTCCGGTCCACAGTGGTGCAGACCTATGACAATGCCTCCCTGATTATTCCCAACGCCGATCTCATCAGCAACCAGGTCATCAACTGGAGTTTCAAGGATAAACGAATCCGGCGCAAAATCAGCGTGGGTGTGGCATACGGATCGGATGTGGAGCTGGTAAGAACTATTTTGCTGCAGATTGCAGCGGACGCCCCCCATGTCCTTCGCTATCCAAGGCCTGACGTAATTTTTACGGATTTTGGCGACAGCGCCCTAAATTTTGTATTACGGCTCTGGACCGATATAGATCATATGCTGGTTGTAGATACGGATGTCAGATTCAGGATCGATAAAAATTTCAGGGAAAATAACATTGAAATAAGCTTTCCCCAGCGGGATATTCACATCCGTTCCATTGAGGGAGTTGACAAGTATTTCAACCGGGAGGAAAAAAAATAG
- a CDS encoding thiolase family protein, whose protein sequence is MRDAYIVQSVRTPGCKQKRGLFNQTRPEELISFIMKEAVERTANLKPEDIDDVMLGCAFPEAEQGLNLGRIAAKMAGFPDEVSGATVNRFCASGLEAIALASVRVSAGWSEICIGAGCESMTFVPMGGNVPRPHPDYSKTNPEMYVSMGITAENVASRYNVSRQDQDIFAAQSQAKAVAARDGGKFTEVIPTPAYKYVEQADGTYKKESFLVEHDDGIRASTPEGLSKLGAVFKVNGSVTAGNSSQTTDGAAATIVASKEKCEELGLTPIARLVGYVTVGCKADEMGVGPKYAIPKVLKQVGLTIDDIDIYEINEAFASQALHCIREIGIEKYMDKINIHGGAIALGHPLGCTGAKLTATCLANLKEVGGKYGIVSMCIGGGMGAAAVFERL, encoded by the coding sequence ATGAGAGACGCATATATTGTACAATCCGTACGGACCCCGGGCTGCAAGCAAAAAAGAGGGTTGTTCAACCAGACCCGGCCCGAAGAGCTGATTTCCTTTATCATGAAAGAAGCTGTGGAAAGAACCGCCAACCTGAAGCCCGAAGACATTGACGATGTCATGCTGGGCTGCGCCTTCCCCGAGGCGGAACAGGGGCTGAATCTGGGCCGGATTGCGGCTAAAATGGCAGGCTTTCCGGACGAAGTCTCCGGTGCCACGGTGAACCGGTTCTGCGCATCGGGCCTTGAAGCCATTGCCCTGGCCTCTGTGCGGGTATCTGCGGGCTGGTCGGAAATATGTATTGGTGCCGGCTGCGAGTCCATGACATTTGTACCCATGGGCGGCAACGTTCCCCGGCCCCATCCGGACTATTCGAAAACCAACCCTGAAATGTATGTCTCCATGGGCATCACCGCTGAAAATGTGGCCAGCCGCTACAACGTGTCCAGGCAAGACCAGGATATATTTGCGGCCCAGTCCCAGGCAAAGGCCGTTGCTGCCAGGGATGGCGGAAAATTTACTGAGGTCATCCCCACCCCGGCCTATAAATATGTTGAACAGGCTGACGGGACATATAAAAAAGAGTCCTTTCTTGTTGAGCATGACGACGGCATCCGGGCCTCCACACCCGAAGGTTTAAGCAAACTTGGGGCGGTGTTCAAAGTGAACGGTTCCGTTACCGCCGGCAACTCTTCCCAGACCACTGACGGGGCAGCAGCCACCATCGTGGCTTCCAAAGAGAAATGTGAAGAGTTGGGGCTGACCCCCATTGCCAGACTGGTGGGATATGTCACAGTGGGTTGCAAGGCAGATGAAATGGGCGTAGGCCCTAAATATGCCATCCCCAAAGTACTGAAACAGGTGGGATTGACCATTGACGACATCGACATTTATGAGATCAACGAGGCCTTTGCCTCCCAGGCCCTGCACTGCATCCGGGAGATCGGCATTGAAAAATATATGGATAAAATCAACATTCACGGCGGCGCCATCGCCCTTGGCCATCCCCTGGGGTGCACCGGTGCCAAATTGACCGCCACATGTCTTGCCAACCTCAAGGAAGTGGGGGGCAAATATGGTATTGTCTCCATGTGTATTGGCGGCGGCATGGGGGCTGCTGCTGTATTTGAAAGACTCTAA
- a CDS encoding 3-hydroxyacyl-CoA dehydrogenase NAD-binding domain-containing protein, with translation MVRKIRKAAVIGSGIMGGGIAALLAGAGVDVLLLDIVPFDLTDEEKKDPAARNRIVKAGMDAALASNPSLFYSKKDASRISTGNLDDDIEKLAACDWIVEVVVENLKIKRALFEKVAKVRKEGTIVTSNTSGIPLKDMSEGFSQEFKEHFMGTHFFNPVRYMHLLELIPGAETKPEVMNFMARFGEKNLGKGIVWAKDTPNFVGNRIGVQGIGACIKFMGEDKMTIPEVDALFGPALGRPKTAIFKTSDLVGIDTMLHVAKNSYDLCEKDEQRDTLVLPEFISTMVGKKMLGNKTHGGFYKTELTPEWKKLRKVLNIDTLEYEDLERATFPCLDEARKKATLKEKVTCVLKGDDRGAKFAWKCQANAFQYAAARVPEIADTIVEIDNAMKWGYNFEMGPFETWDAYGVEDAVQRMKNEGLDVPGNVSAMLAKGVKSFYKFENGIRYFYDFSTGAYKAVSVSKNMVSIAAAKGNNKIVFQNASASLVDIGEDVFCLEFHTKMNAINAEIVDSIGKALDYVEENGAGLVIGNEAGGMPGAFSAGADLSYVSKLCHDKKYSEIDAFLAKAQAGIQRAKYAPFPVVAAPYGMVLGGGCETCLGADRIVAHTELFMGLVEIGVGLLPAGGGCMNLWKKYVDALPGKTVKEVDLAKFFVQAFMKIAMAAVSMSAAQARDNGFLGLADRIVMNRDNLVGEARKDVVKMVDDGYVPPLKKKLKVIGNAGQGMVNAELFNLLNGKFMSEYDAFLARRIAYVVSGGDASVGSEISEEAILKLEREAFVDFCKEEKTVARIDHMLKTGKPLRN, from the coding sequence ATGGTAAGAAAGATCAGAAAAGCGGCAGTCATCGGGTCCGGAATTATGGGTGGCGGAATTGCCGCCCTTCTTGCCGGTGCCGGTGTTGACGTGCTGCTGCTGGACATTGTTCCTTTTGATTTAACTGACGAAGAAAAAAAAGATCCTGCAGCCAGAAACCGCATTGTTAAGGCGGGGATGGATGCGGCCTTGGCCTCTAATCCCTCTTTGTTTTACAGCAAAAAAGACGCTTCGCGCATCAGTACGGGAAACCTGGATGATGACATTGAAAAACTTGCGGCATGCGACTGGATTGTTGAAGTGGTCGTGGAAAATCTCAAAATTAAAAGAGCGTTGTTCGAAAAGGTTGCCAAGGTCAGAAAGGAAGGCACCATTGTTACCAGCAACACCTCCGGGATTCCCCTCAAGGATATGAGCGAAGGCTTTTCCCAGGAATTCAAAGAACACTTCATGGGTACCCATTTTTTTAATCCGGTTCGCTACATGCACCTGCTCGAACTTATCCCCGGCGCTGAGACCAAACCCGAAGTCATGAATTTCATGGCCCGGTTTGGTGAAAAAAACCTTGGCAAGGGCATTGTCTGGGCCAAGGATACCCCGAACTTTGTGGGCAACAGAATCGGCGTCCAGGGTATCGGCGCCTGCATCAAGTTCATGGGTGAAGACAAAATGACCATCCCCGAAGTGGATGCCCTGTTCGGCCCGGCCCTGGGCCGCCCCAAAACAGCCATATTTAAAACCAGCGATCTGGTCGGCATCGACACCATGCTCCATGTGGCCAAAAACTCCTATGACCTGTGCGAAAAAGACGAGCAGCGCGACACGCTGGTTCTGCCTGAATTTATCTCCACCATGGTCGGCAAGAAAATGCTGGGCAACAAAACCCATGGGGGGTTCTACAAGACAGAGCTGACCCCGGAGTGGAAAAAACTGCGCAAGGTTCTTAACATTGACACCCTTGAATATGAAGACCTTGAAAGGGCAACGTTTCCCTGCCTGGACGAAGCCAGGAAAAAAGCCACATTGAAAGAGAAGGTAACTTGTGTGCTCAAAGGCGATGACAGAGGCGCCAAATTCGCCTGGAAATGCCAGGCCAATGCCTTCCAGTATGCTGCCGCCCGGGTGCCCGAGATTGCCGATACCATCGTTGAAATAGATAACGCCATGAAATGGGGGTACAACTTTGAGATGGGTCCCTTTGAAACCTGGGATGCCTACGGTGTTGAAGACGCTGTTCAAAGAATGAAAAACGAAGGGCTTGATGTGCCGGGCAATGTGTCGGCAATGCTGGCCAAGGGTGTAAAGTCTTTTTACAAATTTGAGAACGGTATCCGTTATTTCTATGACTTTTCCACCGGCGCATACAAGGCTGTTTCTGTTTCAAAAAATATGGTCTCCATTGCCGCAGCCAAAGGCAACAATAAAATTGTTTTTCAAAATGCCTCTGCATCGCTGGTGGATATTGGAGAGGATGTTTTCTGTCTTGAATTTCACACCAAGATGAATGCCATCAATGCTGAGATCGTCGATTCCATCGGCAAGGCCCTTGATTATGTCGAGGAAAACGGTGCCGGTCTTGTTATCGGCAACGAAGCCGGCGGCATGCCCGGTGCTTTTTCCGCCGGTGCGGATCTCTCCTATGTATCCAAGCTGTGCCATGATAAAAAATATTCTGAAATTGATGCATTCCTGGCAAAAGCCCAGGCGGGCATCCAGAGAGCCAAATACGCACCCTTTCCCGTTGTTGCCGCTCCTTACGGCATGGTTTTGGGTGGGGGATGCGAAACCTGTTTAGGTGCCGACCGCATCGTTGCACACACAGAGCTTTTCATGGGTCTTGTTGAAATCGGCGTGGGTTTGCTGCCTGCCGGCGGTGGTTGTATGAACCTGTGGAAAAAATATGTGGATGCCCTGCCGGGCAAAACCGTGAAAGAGGTGGATCTTGCCAAATTTTTTGTCCAGGCATTCATGAAAATCGCCATGGCTGCCGTATCCATGTCCGCAGCCCAGGCCCGGGATAACGGCTTTCTGGGTCTTGCCGACCGCATTGTCATGAACCGCGACAACCTTGTGGGCGAAGCCAGGAAAGACGTGGTTAAGATGGTGGATGACGGATATGTTCCCCCGCTGAAAAAGAAGCTTAAAGTGATCGGCAATGCCGGCCAGGGCATGGTCAATGCCGAGCTGTTCAATCTGCTCAACGGCAAATTTATGAGTGAATATGATGCCTTTCTGGCCCGACGCATCGCCTATGTCGTCAGCGGCGGTGATGCCAGTGTTGGCAGTGAAATCAGTGAAGAAGCCATTCTCAAGCTTGAAAGGGAAGCGTTTGTGGACTTTTGCAAAGAGGAAAAAACCGTTGCCAGAATCGACCACATGCTGAAAACCGGGAAGCCCCTTAGAAATTAG